Proteins encoded within one genomic window of Malassezia restricta chromosome VII, complete sequence:
- a CDS encoding separase: MPEGHRRVASRRAEVRALEDVLACIKAGRRIQRTDIASLIVHMNASSIARAMSLYTSRSTAPTDAGVGWRTHSGPPDAQRTRTAKLVVNAVLSALQSRRASPQDIVPWVDAFRLAMGTLVACGTAATELAPVALSVIRRLADAHMPDHALTELVALRACVQATWSYDASVHEPGAAARRLRASLTYTCTEVSAADVSIVLDAYACALYVAPSVLDTPTPLWEAWTSVQAWSQHARAVRLDAACDRVAFMAERAVAQLAPPTSVDALSLRMSSLQLLMPVADVDAEALWDRAAALVTQRGIDASHDALAQMHEAAKQYHRAHGPAFERVMAWCARAAHAAEAVSAPLNSPAPSWSACLEALATRTPGPIPTTSAPRDMVPLVTPHIRAMLRASSVPATLYALRVLRRVDCEATCREGVRAACALAQRVFRERDVSSLDTCIEAFACVQHAPPSAQRTLSAHLFHYGSRLYADKAYAQAARFVEMACACLAHAHDEASRLTLVRQYHVLAGAYQHMSQFRGAYDAYVAGLRHAKPTDDALELVRRVVRGAHHVSVFALLDPHRLLAELEAWPAAPRVALHAYLLDELLPMLQRDGAQRAYEAVCAASLPLLSHAEPSVQLHILLRHAELLLLQRADVDWAPIEQRLRGAPADLVSTYHMLAALHAIHAHAYDEAVSHVRRAQPAPDAPRPRARRAGATIPAPTPATPPPPGGELREPSPSRAASSLMLLVADAFLHAGQLLPCLATLRHAREPVRLAEVLVSLDAADAAMDALHGHETSSARARLVHAHIEAVRGHAARAASLYDAAIDAADAPLPEAPAWERVGDKAALWDMQAYAADVYAAVSMAHGDMPEALQGALHALRTRLRLAMLLAQTAAPPPQDDDDDVFSAPSTSTSTPSARPPAGRLMARRMAGLLWRTAYALCASYERLSRLYARRGAVRDAEALAKECVDMARGTSPGLLAGAQAWHAEWAASCGDTAQAAQLAADVADHPHAAFVLDTLAGDGAFDRTAACLDRLQREAGVRLLRALHERLVCARAMLAHDPAMVTGLDAAPALAVYAQLRLAEARAALQSDPVYGMLPDMARCLPQPAMTKRATHRHVHALLTDAHTAGARVMADASADVATMRTALACVRDAVVLAASIGRPLRDDSAAYACALTHAAVSVSVRRACADAATRRAARPAARWLRRADAPPPCSEVVAPPAPPLDAHTAALVVSLSSDERELIVARYGDAYEPSVHLLPLHRQSRRDADDDDEAVLSVEAVMTELRRLVHDSNVGVQGAKDVTALDARKAWWSHRRALDAELCALLTQVQDAWFSGLQGLLAPLPRQHTLPGLHRRLEAIVRRACPARTRTPIALPDMAVATLAAMPATYRDDDLEDWLHYALDTLQLSGVPVAQDEVDLDELCVDVRSALDEYHAKQAAPHPHHTYLVLDRHLCELPWESLPILRSQSVTRLTALDACPTAPLELRACSTAYLLNPSGDLTRSEDRFAPALRAHPSWHGTIGHAPLPHQVAQDLASHDTFLYFGHSGAEMYVHPARLRELERCAATMLWGCSSGALEVHGVYDPIGTPYQYAVAQCPALLAALWDTTDRELDGVCEAVLEYVGLFSTNDPHTRMSLPEALVAARSQCKLPYLTGAACVVYGAPVVWSS, translated from the coding sequence ATGCCGGAAGGGCACCGCCGtgtggcgtcgcggcgtgccgaggtgcgtgcgctggagGATGTGCTTGCGTGCATCAAGGCGGGACGCCGAATCCAGCGGACGGATATTGCGTCGCTCATTGTGCACATgaacgcgtcgtcgatcgcgCGGGCGATGTCGCTGTACacgagtcgctcgacggcgccgacggacgccggcgtcggGTGGCGTACGCACAGTGGGCCGCCcgatgcgcagcgcacTCGCACGGCCAAGCTGGTTGTGAATGCGGTGCTGAGTGCGCTGCAAagcaggcgcgcatcgcctCAGGATATCGTGCCGTGGGTGGACGCGTTTCGTCTGGCGATGggcacgctcgtggcgtgcggCACTGCTGCGACGGAGCTTGCGCCTGTGGCGCTCTCGGTGATTCGGCGCCTGGCGGATGCGCACATGCCCGATCATGCGCTGAcggagctcgtggcgtTGCGCGCGTGTGTGCAGGCGACGTGGTCCTACGATGCGAGTGTGCATGAgcctggcgccgctgctcgtcgTCTGCGGGCGTCGCTGACATATACATGCACGGAGGTGTCTGCCGCTGACGTATCCATCGTCCTGGATGCGTATGCGTGCGCCTTGTACGTGGCGCCCAgcgtgctcgacacgccgacgccgctgtGGGAGGCATGGACGTCTGTGCAGGCGTGGTCGCAGCACGCGCGGGCCGTGCGGCTGGATGCCGCCTGCGATCGTGTGGCTTTTATGGCCGAGCGTgcggtggcgcagctcgcgccGCCTACGAGTGTGGACGCGCTGTCGTtgcgcatgtcgtcgctgcagctgctcatgCCCGTGGCCGACGTGGACGCGGAGGCGCTGTGGGatcgcgctgcggcgctggtCACGCAGCGTGGGATCGATGCGTCgcatgacgcgctcgcgcagatGCACGAGGCTGCGAAGCAGTAccatcgcgcgcatggcccgGCGTTTGAGCGCGTCATGGCGTggtgcgctcgcgctgcgcacgccgccgaggcggtgAGCGCGCCATTGAACTCGCCTGCGCCCTCGTGGTCCGCGTGCTTGGAAGCGCTGGCCACGCGCACGCCCGGCCCGATACCCAccacgagcgcgccgcgcgatATGGTGCCGCTCGTGACGCCGCACATccgcgccatgctgcgtgcgtcgtcTGTGCCGGCGACGCTCtatgcgctgcgtgtgctgcggcgcgtcgaCTGCGAAGCGACGTGCCGcgagggcgtgcgcgccgcgtgtgcgctcgcccagcgcgtgttccgcgagcgcgacgtcTCGTCGCTGGACACGTGCATCGAGGCGTTCGCGTgcgtccagcacgcgccgccctcggcgcagcgcacgttGTCTGCGCACCTGTTCCACTATGGCAGTCGGCTGTACGCGGACAAGGCGTATGCGCAAGccgcgcgcttcgtcgagatggcgtgtgcgtgcctcgcgcacgcgcacgacgaggcgtccCGCCTGACGCTCGTGCGGCAGTACCATGTGCTGGCGGGCGCCTACCAGCACATGTCGCAGTTCCGAGGCGCGTACGATGCGTATGTGGCcggcctgcgccatgcgaaGCCTACGGacgacgccctcgagctcgtgcgccgcgtcgtgcgtggcgcgcaCCACGTCTCGGTgtttgcgctgctcgatcCACACAGGCTGCttgccgagctcgaggcgtggcctgccgcgccgcgcgtaGCGCTGCATGCGTATCTGCTAGACGAGCTCTTGCcgatgctgcagcgcgacggcgctcaGCGTGCGTACGAGGCGGTGTgtgcggcgtcgctgccgctgctaTCGCATGCGGAGCCGTccgtgcagctgcacatcctgctgcgccacgcggAGCTGCTcctcctgcagcgcgccgacgTGGACTGGGCGCCGATCGAGCAGCGTCTGCGAGGCGCGCCTGCGGACCTCGTGAGCACGTACCACATGCTCGCGGCCTTGCATGCCATCCACGCGCACGCGTACGACGAGGCTGTGTCGCATGTGCGCCGGGCGCAGCCGGCGcctgacgcgccgcgtccgcgcgcgaggcgcgcggGCGCTACGATACCCGCCCCCACGCCCGCaacgccgccgccgccgggAGGGGAGCTGCGCGAGCCGAGTccgtcgcgcgcggcgtcgtcgctcaTGCTCCTCGTCGCCGATGCGTTCTTGCACGCCGGTCAGCTGCTGCCGTGTCTCGCGACACTGCGCCACGCTCGTGAGCccgtgcgcctcgcggaAGTGCTTGTGtcgctcgatgccgccgacgctgcgatggacgcgctgcacggccacgaaacgtcgtcggcgcgcgctcgtctcgtgcacgcgcacatcgaggctgtgcgtggacacgcggcgcgcgcggccaGCTTGTATGATGCGGCGATCGACGCCgcggacgcgccgctgccggAGGCCCCGGCATgggagcgcgtcggcgacaAGGCCGCGCTGTGGGACATGCAGGCGTATGCCGCCGACGTGTATGCCGCCGTCAGCATGGCGCACGGCGACATGCcagaggcgctgcagggcGCCTTGCACGCtctgcgcacgcgcctccGACTCGcgatgctgctggcgcagacggccgcgccgccgccgcaagacgatgacgacgacgtgttttcggcgccgtcgacgtcgacgtcgacgccctcgGCGCGCCCGCCGGCCGGCCGCCTgatggcgcggcgcatggccggcctgctgtggcgcacggcgtACGCGCTGTGTGCGTCGTACGAGCGCCTATCGCGGCTGTATGCCCGGCGCGGAgccgtgcgcgatgcagaGGCCCTGGCGAAGGAgtgcgtcgacatggcgcgcggcacgtcgccggGCCTGCTCGCCGGCGCACAGGCGTGGCACGCCGAATgggccgcgtcgtgcggcgacacggcgcaggccgcgcagctcgcAGCCGACGTGGCGGATCATCCGCACGCCGCGTTCGTGCTCGACACCCTCGcgggcgacggcgcctTTGATCGCACGGCCGCATGCCTCGACCgtctgcagcgcgaggcgggcgtgcgcctcctgcgtgcgctgcacgagcgcctcgtttgtgcgcgtgccatgctgGCACACGATCCCGCGATGGTTACgggcctcgatgccgcgcccgcgctcgccgtctatgcgcagctgcgcctcgccgaggcgcgcgcggcgctaCAGAGCGATCCCGTGTACGGCATGCTCCcggacatggcgcgctgcctGCCGCAGCCCGCGAtgacgaagcgcgcgacgcatcgacacgtgcatgcgctgctcacCGACGCGCACACGgccggcgcgcgcgtcatggccgacgcgtccgccgacgtcgcgacgatgcgcacggcgcttgcgtgcgtgcgcgatgccgtcgTGCTCGCCGCGTCGATCGGCCGGCCTTTGCGCGACGACTCGGCCGCGTACGCCTGTGCGCTGACGCACGCGGCCGTGTCCGTCtcggtgcgccgcgcgtgtgcggatgcagcgacgcgccgcgcggcccgaccggcggcgcgctggctgcgccgtgccgatgcgccgccgccgtgcaGCGAGGTCGTCGCGCCTCCCGCACCGCCCCTGGATGCGCATAcggccgcgctcgtcgtgtCGCTCTCGAGcgatgagcgcgagctgatCGTAGCGCGCTACGGCGATGCGTACGAGCCGAGCGTGCAcctgctgccgctgcatcGCCAGAGCcggcgcgatgccgacgacgacgacgaggcggtgTTGTCCGTCGAGGCCGTCATGaccgagctgcgccgcctcgtgcacgacTCGAACGTCGGCGTCCAAGGCGCGAAAGACGtgacggcgctcgacgcaCGCAAGGCGTGGTGGTcgcaccgccgcgccctggacgccgagctgtgtgcgctgctgacgcAGGTGCAGGACGCATGGTTCAGCGGCTTGCAGGGCCTcctggcgccgctgccgcggcaGCACACGCTCCCAGGTCtgcaccgccgcctcgaAGCGAttgtgcgccgcgcatgccccgcgcgcacacgcacgccgatCGCGCTGCcggacatggccgtggctACGCTCGCCGCGATGCCGGCGACGTaccgcgacgacgacctcgAGGACTGGCTGCACTATGCGCTCGACACACTCCAGCTCAGTGGCGTGCCTGTCGCGCAAGACGAAGTCGACCTCGACGAGCTGTGTGTCGAtgtgcgcagcgcgctcgacgagtACCATGCAAAgcaggccgcgccgcaCCCGCACCACACCTACCTCGTCCTCGACCGCCACCTCTGCGAGCTGCCATGGGAGTCGCTGCCGATCCTGCGCAGCCAGTCTGTGACGCGCCTCACGGCCCTCGATGCATGCcccacggcgccgctcgagctgcgcgcctGTAGCACGGCCTATCTCCTGAACCCCAGCGGCGACCTGACGCGCAGCGAAGATCGCTTCGCCCCCGCCCTCCGTGCGCATCCGTCGTGGCACGGCACGATCggacacgcgccgctcccGCACCAGGTCGCACAGGATCTCGCGTCGCACGATACGTTCCTGTACTTCGGGCATTCCGGCGCCGAAATGTACGTCCACCCCGCGCGGCTTCGTGAGCTCGAACGCTGTGCGGCCACGATGCTATGGGGCTGCTCGAGTGGCGCCTTGGAAGTGCATGGCGTCTACGATCCTatcggcacgccgtacCAGTACGCCGTCGCACAGTGTCCCGCGCTTCTCGCAGCGCTGTGGGACACAACCGATCGCGAGCTCGACGGCGTATGCGAGGCCGTCCTCGAGTACGTCGGTCTCTTTTCCACCAACGATCCGCACACGCGCATGTCACTGCCCGAGGCCCTCGTCGCCGCGCGCTCCCAGTGCAAGCTGCCGTACCtcacaggcgccgcctgtgTCGTGTACGGCGCCCCCGTAGTCTGGTCCAGTTAG
- a CDS encoding protein transport protein SEC24 has product MSSQPARPPQLPPGWTLQWDAAAGRNVFVETATGRKSWNPPMGTTPQRQQGPRAHPSAMKRMSMPVMPVSRPVPGPGGASAPQGRPVRPGLGHGRMPSMQAPGAPRVLSGPARPPFRTLSGAQHARSPTMVRSPVMPSSPTGAMRGAAPSARPMPGTHVARPQAMRSISHGPRPPPKNPMVEATAGTTAPAQAPASTTASAPAAPTPQSPPMPGPRAHPASRRRAYPTAHIAAHSISYSGNEVPAATPADQANSVFTPAAMGHTPTRSVSTTMHAPAANATPVSPMNQPMMGLPAQVPNPLADATSSLITPGLQGAAPPVPGVSDVTQQMQQMGMQPMGAARVGNQLLNAVVGAQPPIMSDLDAPPPPIVLPPNATVTPSSRANVDPSYQRCTLKAIPTTNSLLTKSKLPFGVVLSPMRSVRPEDGDEPVPVVSDSVIARCRRCRTYINPFVTFVDNGQRWKCCMCYITNEVPQLFDWNQETNQPADRWQRPELNSGIVEFVAPREYMVRPPQPPVYVFLMDLTYASVSSGMLTTMATTLLNTLDTMPNKDNRAKVAFIGFDSQLHFFRMLPGGTDVSMFVVSELDDVFLPQPNDLLVNLTECRACVESMLRSMGDLFANAAVTPSALGAALRAAHKLTSATGGKIEVFSSSLSNLGPGALKMRDDKKLYGGPRESSLLSPQSSFYKSFAIDCSRSQVSVDMWLFGPSYVDVATLSCLPRYTGGQTFYYPIFDPQHPEVVSKFSHELRSVLSSPISFEAVLRMRATRGIRPISFHGNFFVRSSDLLALPSVPSDQSYMIECEIDEPLHTHVAVLQSVVLHSTADGERRIRVMTTAVPTTTSLSEVYASADQVAIASFLANKAVEKSLHSRLEDARSLIRSRLIEIFTAYRNTMTNTRGGNAAHLTIASNLSLLPLLSLGLLRNRSLRISTQIPSDVRAYNQTLLTTLPAQRLIPFLLPVLYSLHNMPADAGTVDPTSQMLIMPPRLNLSSERFERHGLYLIEDGMSIFLWLGRAAVPALTMDVFGAPDYASLASGPITLPVLDNSMSQRLRAIVDRIVVQRRGPYLPLLYLVKEDGEPGMRQLALSRMIEDRYEQTSGYLQFLGQIRDKVNGA; this is encoded by the exons ATGTCATCGCAGCCGGCCCGACCGCCGCAGCTGCCGCCTGGCTGGACTCTTCAATG GGATGCCGCTGCCGGCAGAAATGTGTTCGTGGAAACGGCGACAGGCCGTAAAAGCTGGAATCCGCCCATGGGAACGACACCCCAGCGCCAGCAGGGACCGCGTGCACACCCTTCCGCCATGAAGCGCATGTCGATGCCCGTGATGCCCGTGTCTCGTCCCGTGCCCGGACCAGGCGGTGCCAGTGCGCCCCAGGGCCGTCCCGTGCGCCCAGGTTTGGGCCATGGCCgcatgccgagcatgcAGGCTCCTGGGGCGCCCCGCGTACTCTCCGGCCCAGCACGTCCCCCCTTCCGGACCCTTAGCGGTGCACAGCATGCTCGGAGTCCTACGATGGTGCGCTCCCCTGTGATGCCAAGCTCCCCTACAggcgccatgcgcggcgccgcgccgagtGCACGACCTATGCCTGGCACGCATGTCGCTCGGCCCCaagccatgcgctcgatcagCCATGGCCCCCGGCCACCCCCGAAAAATCCCATGGTGGAAGCGACCGCGGGCAccacggcgccagcgcaggCCCCtgcgtcgacgacggcgtcggcgcctgctgcgcccaCACCCCAATCGCCACCCATGCCCGGTCCTCGGGCCCACCCTgcctcgcgacgccgcgcgtACCCTACAGCTCATATCGCCGCGCACAGCATCAGCTACTCTGGCAACGAGGTCccggccgcgacgcccgcgGATCAAGCGAATAGCGTGTTCACGCCTGCTGCCATGGGCCACACGCCGACTCGCAGTGTATCCACGACCATGCATGCTCCTGCTGCGAATGCGACGCCCGTAAGCCCGATGAATCAGCCCATGATGGGACTGCCGGCGCAAGTCCCGAATCCCCTGGCCGATGCCACCTCGTCGTTGATCACGCCTGGCCTTCAAggtgccgcgccgcccgtgcctgGTGTCTCTGACGTCACACAGCAAATGCAACAAATGGGTATGCAGCCGATgggtgcggcgcgtgtgggAAATCAGCTCTTGAACGCCGTGGTGGgtgcgcagccgccgatCATGTCGGACTTGGACGCCCCCCCACCTCCCATTGTGCTTCCACCGAATGCGACTGTCACACCATCTTCTCGCGCTAATGTGGACCCATCGTACCAGCGATGCACTCTGAAAGCCATCCCCACCACCAACTCCCTCCTGACGAAATCCAAGCTGCCTTTTGGTGTCGTGCTGTCGCCCATGCGCTCTGTGCGCCCGGAAGATGGCGAcgagcctgtgcctgtCGTCTCCGACTCGGTGATTGCACGctgtcgtcgctgccgtACGTACATCAATCCATTTGTCACGTTTGTCGACAATGGCCAACGCTGGAagtgctgcatgtgctaCATCACCAACGAAGTACCACAGCTCTTTGACTGGAACCAGGAAACGAATCAGCCAGCTGATCGATGGCAGCGACCTGAGCTCAACTCGGGTATCGTGGAAttcgtcgcgccgcgcgagtACATGGTTCGCCCACCACAGCCACCAGTATACGTGTTCCTCATGGACCTAACGTATGCGTCTGTGTCGAGCGGCATGCTCACAACGATGGCAACCACCCTCCTCAATACGCTGGATACCATGCCGAACAAAGACAATCGTGCCAAGGTGGCCTTCATCGGGTTCGACTCGCAACTGCACTTTTTCCGTATGCTGCCGGGCGGCACGGACGTGTCTATGTTTGTGGTGAGCGAACTGGACGATGTGTTCCTACCGCAGCCCAACGATTTGCTCGTCAACCTCACCGAATGCCGTGCATGCGTTGAATCCATGCTGCGGAGCATGGGCGACTTGTTTGCCAATGCTGCCGTAACGCCATcggcgctgggcgctgCATTACGCGCGGCTCACAAACTCACGTCTGCCACGGGTGGCAAGATTGAGGTGTTCTCGTCGTCCCTCAGCAACCTGGGCCCCGGTGCTCTCAAGATGCGTGACGACAAGAAGCTGTACGGCGGTCCCCGCGAGAGCTCTCTGCTCAGCCCACAGTCCTCGTTCTACAAGAGCTTTGCCATTGACTGCTCGCGCAGCCAGGTATCGGTCGACATGTGGCTATTTGGCCCCTCGTATGTGGATGTCGCCACACTCTCCTGTCTGCCTCGCTACACGGGCGGTCAAACGTTCTACTACCCGATCTTCGACCCTCAGCACCCAGAAGTGGTCTCCAAGTTCTCACACGAGCTCCGCTCGGTGCTGTCTAGCCCCATCAGCTTcgaggcggtgctgcgAATGCGTGCCACCCGTGGTATCCGTCCCATCTCATTCCATGGCAACTTTTTCGTGCGCTCCTCCGATCTATTGGCTCTACCAAGCGTGCCAAGTGACCAGAGCTACATGATCGAATGCGAAATCGACGAGCCACTACACACGCACGTGGCCGTGCTTCAGAGCGTCGTGCTACACAGCACAGCCGACGGTGAACGTCGCATTCGTGTCATGACCACAGCCGTGCCTACGACAACGAGTCTCTCGGAAGTGTATGCTAGTGCTGATCAGGTGGCTATCGCATCGTTCCTGGCCAACAAGGCTGTAGAAAAGAGTCTGCACTCGCGCTTGGAAGATGCACGCAGCTTGATCAGGTCGCGCTTGATTGAAATCTTCACGGCGTATCGCAATACCATGACCAACACACGCGGCGGTAATGCGGCTCACTTGACCATCGCGAGCAATCTTTCGCTGCTCCCTCTCTTGTCACTCGGCCTGCTCAGGAACCGAAGTCTGCGTATTAGCACACAGATCCCCAGTGATGTGCGGGCGTACAATCAAACACTTCTCACGACGCTCCCTGCGCAACGCCTCATTCCCTTCCTACTGCCTGTGCTGTACTCATTGCACAATATGCCGGCTGATGCAGGTACCGTTGATCCTACGTCCCAAATGCTCATTATGCCACCTCGACTAAATCTCTCTAGCGAACGCTTCGAAAGACACGGTCTGTACCTGATCGAAGACGGCATGAGCATCTTCTTGTGGCTGGGCCGCGCTGCCGTGCCAGCTCTAACCATGGATGTCTTTGGGGCTCCAGACTATGCGTCACTCGCATCAGGTCCTATCACTCTTCCTGTCCTGGATAACAGCATGTCGCAGCGGCTGCGCGCTATTGTGGATCGCATTGtcgtgcagcgtcgcggTCCCTACCTGCCACTGCTGTATTTGGTCAAGGAGGACGGCGAGCCAGGCATGCGTCAATTGGCGCTGAGTCGCATGATCGAAGATCGTTATGAACAAACTAGTGGCTACTTACAATTTCTTGGCCAGATCCGCGATAAGGTCAACGGTGCATAA
- a CDS encoding GDSL-like lipase/acylhydrolase yields MRFQAGWLGVCAAFMSALAAQMPMDTRIDRSYSSVVVFGDSLVDNGNGTYQLTNREWPAPCCTWQGRFSSGPTWPEELAGLLQVSQVQDFAYGGSTSNNKNVQGKSGYNESIPVPDLVTQVSKYLHTAKDQRADPHAVYILSTGSNDLYYGSQKSLHLLKMADQAVDTIKCEAKKLIDLGANTVVLTSITDMGLTPSFRHYGNLVMRGGSNAYMLRFNQNIREAVKELQQPNIQVMLADLYKYSEDIYKSAKRHGIKNTTDACLQGFSKTEKQHGVKKHKCDNPDEYLYWDLFHPTNRAHQLLAQAVKSDLF; encoded by the coding sequence ATGCGGTTTCAGGCAGGATGGCTTGGTGTATGCGCCGCTTTCATGTCGGCCTTAGCTGCGCAGATGCCTATGGACACTCGTATCGATAGAAGCTATTCCAGCGTTGTTGTATTTGGCGATTCTCTTGTCGATAATGGCAATGGCACCTACCAGCTGACGAACCGCGAATGGCCTGCGCCTTGCTGTACATGGCAGGGTCGATTTTCGAGTGGGCCTACGTGGCCTGAGGAGCTCGCAGGCCTCCTGCAGGTGTCGCAAGTTCAGGATTTTGCCTATGGCGGTTCGACCTCGAACAACAAGAACGTACAGGGCAAGTCAGGATACAATGAATCCATCCCTGTGCCAGATCTTGTGACGCAGGTGTCGAAATACCTTCACACAGCTAAGGATCAGAGGGCTGACCCGCATGCCGTATACATCTTGTCGACTGGCTCGAATGACTTGTACTACGGCTCACAAAAGAGCCTTCATTTGCTCAAGATGGCCGACCAGGCAGTAGACACAATTAAGTGTGAAGCTAAGAAACTAATCGACCTTGGTGCGAACACTGTCGTGCTGACCTCGATTACTGACATGGGACTGACGCCATCTTTCCGACACTATGGCAATTTGGTCATGCGTGGCGGTTCCAACGCGTACATGTTGCGATTCAATCAAAATATTCGCGAGGCTGTCAAGGAGCTTCAGCAACCAAATATCCAGGTGATGCTGGCTGATCTATACAAATACAGTGAAGATATTTACAAGTCGGCGAAACGGCACGGTATCAAAAATACCACAGACGCATGTCTGCAGGGCTTCTCCAAGACAGAAAAGCAGCACGGCGTCAAGAAGCACAAGTGCGATAACCCAGACGAATACCTGTACTGGGACCTCTTTCACCCCACGAATCGTGCGCACCAATTGTTGGCACAGGCCGTCAAGTCAGACCTGTTTTGA
- a CDS encoding Got1 family protein, producing MHASCVDGIQASASQPFVPSSMWLTDQQKIGVGLVSGGVFFLVLGLIMFFDATLLAMGNVLFVSGISLLIGPQKTLLFFTRKQKIRGTVCFFTGMALVFLRWALIGMVVEMIGFLNLFGDFFPVILSFLRQVPIVGRVLSLPGVSQVMDQLAGTRRSAV from the exons ATGCACGCGTCGTGTGTGGACGGAATCCAGGCCAGTGCCTCTCAGCCATTCGTACCATCCAGCATGTGGCTCACGGATCAACAGA AAATCGGTGTTGGCCTTGTGTCTGGAGGTGTATTCTTCCTCGTTCTTGGACTGATTATGTTCTTTGATGCGACCCTGCTGGCCATGGGTAACGTCTTATTTGTGTCGGGCATTTCGCTGTTGATTGGCCCCCAGAAAACTCTCTTGTTCTTTACTAGGAAGCAAAAGATTCGCGGAACCGTGTGCTTTTTCACTGGTATGGCACTAGTTTTTCTGCGATGGGCCCTTATCGGTATGGTTGTTGAAATGATAGGGTTCCTGAATCTATTTGG AGACTTTTTCCCTGTCATCCTCAGTTTTCTGCGACAAGTACCTATTGTTGGACGTGTCTTGTCTTTACCTGGAGTCAGTCAA GTCATGGATCAACTTGCAGGTACGCGACGCTCAGCCGTGTAA
- a CDS encoding cyclin-dependent kinase 8/11, with the protein MSSSPYRNDVPSKMPTSASASAVMSAYRATRNAQRKPVLARYEVLGYLSSGTYGRVYKAKELVANGSTTDARVFAIKKFKSDKNDDAQVLRGISQSIIREIALNRELHHENIVSLHEVLQEKTSIFLVFEYVDHDFLQIIHHHVFVLRKPIDGVVVKSLIWQLMHGIEYLHANWIMHRDLKPANILISNRGVVKIGDMGLARVYSNPLVPLYSNDMVVVTIWYRAPELLLGARHYTTGIDIWAIGCIWGELLALRPMFKGEEVRPSTQKGVRMPLQTNQLSKIMDILGTPTTKEWPKLSSMPDYTAWIAERRTDTIVSSLQQWYVDRAFTSHGFDLFAKVLAYDPERRFTASEALKHPWFHEEPLPLKVIFPSKSPYPPGRMVQPDTQSSVAAASRSRKPRV; encoded by the exons ATGTCGTCTTCTCCGTATCGAAATGATGTGCCATCGAAGATGCCGACCTCGGCATCGGCATCTGCAGTGATGAGTGCGTATCGTGCCACACGAAATGCCCAGCGCAAGCCGGTCCTCGCACGATACGAAGTGCTTGGGTATCTCAGCTCTGGTACCTATGGTCGTGTATATAAAGCAAAGGAACTTGTCGCAAATGGCTCGACGACAGACGCGCGTGTCTTTGCCATCAAGAAATTCAAGTCCGATAAAAACGATGACGCCCAAGTGTTGCGTGGTATAAGTCAAAGCATCATTCGTGAGATCGCACTGAATCGTGAGCTGCACCACGAGAATATTGTTTCACTACACGAAGTACTCCAAGAGAAGACATCTATCTTTCTTGTATTCGAATATGTTGACCATGACTTTCTGCAGATCATTCACCATCATGTATTCGTGCTTCGCAAGCCCATTGACGGTGTCGTCGTCAAGTCCTTAATATGGCAGCTCATGCACGGAATCGAATATTTACACGCAAACTGGATCATGCATAGGGACTTGAAACCTGCCAACATTCTTATCTCCAATCGAGGCGTCGTCAAAATCGGTGATATGGGTCTCGCACGTGTGTATTCTAATCCGTTGGTGCCTCTCTATTCCAACGATATGGTGGTCGTTACTATTTGGTACAGGGCTCCAGAGCTACTACTTGGTGCTCGCCACTACACTACTGGTATCGACATATGGGCCATTGGATGTATTTGGGGTGAGCTTCTGGCGCTTCGACCCATGTTTAAAGGAGAAGAAGTCCGACCATCAACGCAAAAAGGTGTACGCATGCCGCTTCAAAC AAACCAACTGAGTAAAATCATGGATATCCTTGGCACGCCCACAACGAAGGAATGGCCCAAGTTGTCATCCATGCCTGATTACACAGCTTGGATCGCTGAGCGACGGACCGACAC AATCGTCTCCAGTCTGCAACAGTGGTATGTGGACCGCGCTTTCACATCGCACGGCTTTGATCTTTTCGCCAAGGTACTCGCTTATGATCCTGAGAGGCGCTTCACAGCCTCTGAAGCGTTGAAACATCCATGGTTCCATGAGGAGCCACTACCCTTGAAAGT TATATTTCCATCTAAATCACCCTATCCGCCCGGACGCATGGTGCAGCCCGATACCCAATCTTCTGTAGCTGCCGCTTCGCGGTCACGGAAACCGCGTGTGTAA